The bacterium genome window below encodes:
- a CDS encoding DUF2273 domain-containing protein, which produces MDNLKEKFMELLAAYPGMVIGGGVGLLAALFVLTFGIFNTLILVVCVGGGLVIGKMLMEK; this is translated from the coding sequence ATGGATAATTTGAAGGAGAAATTTATGGAGTTGTTAGCGGCTTATCCGGGTATGGTTATTGGGGGGGGAGTCGGTTTACTGGCGGCGCTATTCGTGCTCACCTTCGGAATTTTTAACACCTTGATTTTAGTGGTGTGTGTTGGGGGAGGCTTAGTGATCGGCAAGATGCTGATGGAGAAATAA